A window of Streptomyces sp. DG1A-41 contains these coding sequences:
- a CDS encoding MFS transporter — MPSPATAPPPPASLKRIVAASLIGTTIEWYDFFLYGSAAALVFNKLFFPDSDPLVGTLLSFLTYAVGFAARPLGALVFGHYGDRLGRKKLLVLSLLLMGGATFAIGLLPTHATIGTAAPVLLTVLRLVQGFALGGEWGGAVLLVSEHGDARRRGFWASWPQTGAPAGQLLATGVLSLLTAVLSDAAFGSWGWRIPFLLSGVLVIVGLWIRLSVDESPVFKQALARAEARKADRSADAEKLPLVAVLRHHWRDVLVAMGARMAENISYYVITAFILVYATTSAGVSKQTALNAVLIASAVHFAAIPAWGALSDRIGRRPVYLMGAVGVGLWMFPFFSLIDTGGFGNLILAVTVGLVLHGAMYAPQAAFFSEMFATRMRYSGASIGAQFASVAAGAPAPLIATALLSDYGSSTPIALYVIGAAVLTVVAVAAAKETRHRDLADVAPPADTDRTTAPAADARIP, encoded by the coding sequence ATGCCCTCCCCCGCGACCGCTCCCCCACCCCCCGCCAGCCTCAAACGCATCGTCGCCGCAAGCCTCATCGGCACCACCATCGAGTGGTACGACTTCTTCCTCTACGGCTCCGCCGCCGCGCTCGTGTTCAACAAGCTGTTCTTCCCGGACTCCGACCCGCTCGTCGGCACGCTGCTGTCGTTCCTGACGTATGCGGTCGGGTTCGCCGCTCGCCCGCTGGGTGCGCTGGTGTTCGGGCACTACGGCGACCGGCTCGGGCGCAAGAAGCTGCTGGTGCTGAGTCTGCTGCTGATGGGCGGGGCGACCTTCGCGATCGGGCTGCTCCCGACGCACGCCACCATCGGGACGGCCGCGCCGGTGCTGCTCACCGTGCTCCGGTTGGTCCAGGGGTTCGCGCTCGGTGGCGAGTGGGGCGGTGCCGTGCTGCTGGTGTCGGAGCACGGGGACGCCCGGCGGCGTGGGTTCTGGGCCTCGTGGCCGCAGACCGGCGCGCCGGCGGGGCAACTCCTCGCCACCGGCGTGCTGTCCCTGCTGACCGCCGTCCTGTCGGACGCCGCGTTCGGCAGCTGGGGCTGGCGGATCCCGTTCCTGCTCTCCGGGGTGCTGGTGATCGTCGGTTTGTGGATTCGTCTGTCTGTCGATGAATCGCCGGTCTTCAAGCAGGCGTTGGCACGGGCCGAGGCCCGCAAGGCGGACCGGAGCGCCGATGCCGAGAAGCTGCCGCTGGTCGCCGTGCTGCGGCATCACTGGCGTGACGTCCTGGTCGCGATGGGCGCACGGATGGCGGAGAACATCAGCTACTACGTCATCACCGCGTTCATCCTCGTCTACGCCACCACCTCGGCCGGCGTCTCCAAGCAGACCGCACTCAACGCCGTACTGATCGCCTCGGCCGTGCACTTCGCCGCCATCCCGGCGTGGGGCGCGCTCTCCGACCGGATCGGCCGCCGTCCCGTGTATCTGATGGGTGCTGTCGGGGTCGGGCTGTGGATGTTCCCGTTCTTCTCGCTGATCGACACCGGCGGCTTCGGCAACCTGATCCTCGCCGTCACGGTGGGGCTGGTGCTGCACGGGGCGATGTACGCGCCCCAGGCCGCGTTCTTCTCCGAGATGTTCGCGACGCGGATGCGCTACTCCGGCGCGTCCATCGGCGCCCAGTTCGCCTCGGTCGCGGCGGGTGCGCCCGCGCCGCTGATCGCCACCGCGCTGCTGAGCGACTACGGCAGTTCCACGCCGATCGCCCTGTACGTGATCGGCGCCGCCGTGCTCACGGTCGTCGCCGTGGCGGCGGCCAAGGAGACCCGCCACCGGGATCTGGCCGATGTCGCCCCGCCCGCCGACACGGACCGGACGACGGCGCCGGCGGCGGACGCCCGGATTCCCTGA
- a CDS encoding putative sulfate exporter family transporter, which yields MESSHALPVKPRPRVPAGMRRAGRASSAVLPGLAVAVAVALPAAWLGRLVPTVGGPVFGIVVGVLAGALLRRLAPHTTAERLRPGVAVAGRQVLQASVIVLGTALSLSDVVRVGMGSLPVMLGTLAVALPGAWAVGGLLGVHPETRLLVGVGTGVCGASAIAAVTAAVGAVEARVAYALGTVFTFNIAAVALFPPVGHLLGMSQEAFGLWSGTAINDTSSVVATAYSYGTEAGQYAVVVKLTRSLMIVPICVVLVLWRSVGRRARDTRQDESAGRRIWRAFPVFIVGFLLASAAATYDVIPASWEPALPVISTFLITVSLSGIGLSLKFSKLREAGARPLLLGAILWAAVSATGLGLQSITGRL from the coding sequence ATGGAATCGTCCCACGCCCTGCCGGTCAAGCCGCGGCCACGCGTGCCCGCCGGTATGAGGCGCGCCGGGCGCGCGTCGAGTGCGGTACTGCCGGGACTGGCGGTGGCAGTGGCGGTCGCGCTGCCGGCCGCTTGGCTGGGCCGTCTCGTCCCGACCGTGGGCGGCCCAGTGTTCGGGATCGTGGTGGGTGTTCTTGCCGGAGCCCTGCTGAGACGGCTGGCCCCCCACACAACGGCCGAGCGTCTGCGCCCCGGAGTCGCGGTCGCGGGCAGACAGGTCCTGCAGGCGTCCGTCATCGTGCTCGGGACCGCGCTTTCCCTGAGCGACGTGGTGCGAGTCGGGATGGGGTCACTGCCGGTCATGCTGGGCACGCTGGCCGTGGCGCTGCCCGGTGCCTGGGCCGTGGGCGGACTGCTCGGTGTCCACCCTGAGACCCGGCTGCTCGTCGGCGTCGGCACGGGCGTTTGCGGAGCCTCGGCGATCGCCGCGGTGACCGCTGCTGTGGGCGCCGTCGAGGCCAGGGTCGCCTACGCCCTCGGCACCGTCTTCACCTTCAACATCGCCGCGGTCGCCCTGTTTCCTCCCGTGGGCCACCTTCTCGGGATGTCGCAGGAGGCGTTCGGACTGTGGAGCGGCACCGCGATCAACGACACGTCCTCGGTCGTCGCCACCGCCTACAGCTACGGCACCGAGGCAGGGCAGTACGCGGTGGTGGTCAAACTGACCCGCAGCCTCATGATCGTGCCGATCTGCGTGGTCCTGGTGCTGTGGCGGTCGGTCGGTCGGCGAGCCCGGGACACCCGGCAGGACGAGAGCGCGGGAAGACGGATCTGGCGCGCGTTCCCCGTGTTCATCGTTGGATTCCTGCTCGCGTCAGCCGCCGCCACGTATGACGTCATCCCCGCTTCGTGGGAGCCGGCACTGCCCGTGATCAGTACGTTTCTGATCACTGTGTCCCTGTCGGGGATCGGTCTGTCGCTGAAGTTCTCCAAGCTTCGCGAGGCGGGTGCACGGCCACTTCTGCTGGGTGCGATCCTCTGGGCCGCCGTCAGCGCGACCGGTCTCGGTCTCCAGTCGATCACCGGTCGGCTGTGA
- a CDS encoding 3-hydroxybutyrate dehydrogenase codes for MTVPHVLPAPHASPLGLGGRTALVTGAAGGIGRACALRLAAAGAKVRAVDRDAAGLEALAGQGRDLAGTVEPHLLDLTDLDAAELAAAGTDVLVNNAGIQLVRPIEEFPPDVFHTVLTVMLEAPFRLIRGALPHMYGQGWGRIVNVSSVHGLRASAYKSAYVAAKHGLEGLSKTAALEGAPHGVTSNCVNPAYVRTPLVEKQIADQARAHGIPEERVLSEVLLQDSAVKRLIEPEEVAEAVAYLCSPQASFVTGTSLVLDGGWTAH; via the coding sequence ATGACCGTGCCCCATGTCCTCCCGGCTCCCCACGCCTCCCCGCTCGGCCTCGGCGGCCGCACCGCGCTCGTCACCGGCGCCGCCGGCGGTATCGGCCGTGCCTGCGCGCTGCGGCTCGCGGCCGCCGGGGCGAAGGTGAGAGCGGTCGACCGGGACGCCGCGGGCCTGGAGGCGCTCGCCGGACAGGGCCGCGACCTCGCGGGCACCGTGGAACCCCACCTCCTCGACCTCACCGACCTGGACGCCGCCGAACTCGCCGCCGCGGGCACCGATGTCCTCGTCAACAACGCCGGGATCCAGCTCGTGCGCCCCATCGAGGAGTTCCCGCCCGACGTCTTCCACACGGTGCTCACCGTGATGCTGGAGGCACCCTTCCGGCTCATCCGCGGTGCCCTGCCCCACATGTACGGACAGGGATGGGGCCGCATCGTGAACGTGTCGTCCGTCCATGGGCTGCGCGCCTCGGCCTACAAGTCCGCCTATGTGGCCGCCAAACACGGGCTGGAGGGACTCTCCAAGACCGCCGCCCTCGAAGGCGCACCCCATGGTGTCACCTCCAACTGCGTGAACCCCGCCTATGTGCGCACCCCACTGGTCGAGAAGCAGATCGCCGACCAGGCCCGGGCGCACGGCATCCCCGAGGAGCGCGTGCTGTCCGAGGTGCTGCTCCAGGACAGCGCCGTCAAGCGGCTCATCGAACCGGAGGAGGTCGCCGAGGCCGTGGCGTACCTGTGCAGTCCACAGGCGTCCTTCGTGACCGGTACCTCACTGGTGCTCGACGGCGGCTGGACCGCCCACTGA
- a CDS encoding GAF domain-containing protein translates to MSSDHVQSAERSAGIAEPPPAGAETPYLELLARGASADAYEQPVLLARAEGRPAEWIAALQQAKPLALRVRSELEGRRRREAELSALFETAHDLAGLRDLDAVLQAIVQRARSLLGTDVAYLSLNDPARGDTYMRVTEGSVAARFQQLRLGMGEGLGGLVAQTARPYVTDDYFKDDRFQHTLTIDAGVRDEGLVAILGVPLTLGHHVIGVLFAADRRARVFEREQIALLGSFAALAAAAIDAANLLAETRSALAGLERANEIIRDRSGVIERASEVHDRLAELVLRGGGVHDVAAAVSEVLDGTVEFAEAAAAPAEALEASRAEGHAVRHEDDWIAAVAAGGELLGALVLRGHPGLDPVDQRTLERAAMVTSLLLLARRSAAEAEQRVRGELLDDLLDARDRDPRLLRERAARLHADLDAVHVVLAVRLEGDAPDADQEADARRRLAAAASHLAATRHGLAAARDGGTVLLLPLKPGDSATELARRAARHLGTAVHAPVTVGASAPAENLATRPDSVATAYAEARRCLDALRLLGRSGDGAAAEDFGFLGLLLSGDRDIPGFVDRTIGQVVAYDRRRGTELLRTLDAYFACGMSPARTKDELHVHVNTVAQRLERVGRLLGDDWQSPERVLEIQLALRLHRLSARH, encoded by the coding sequence ATGTCCAGCGATCACGTGCAGTCTGCCGAGCGCTCCGCCGGCATCGCCGAACCGCCACCGGCCGGCGCGGAGACGCCGTATCTCGAGCTCCTGGCCCGGGGCGCGTCCGCCGACGCCTACGAGCAGCCGGTGCTGCTCGCGCGCGCCGAAGGGCGTCCGGCGGAGTGGATCGCCGCACTCCAGCAGGCCAAGCCGCTCGCCCTGCGCGTGCGCTCGGAGCTGGAGGGACGGCGCCGCCGCGAGGCCGAGCTGTCCGCACTGTTCGAGACCGCCCACGACCTCGCAGGGCTGCGCGACCTGGACGCCGTACTCCAGGCGATCGTGCAGCGCGCCCGGTCGCTGCTGGGCACGGACGTCGCCTACCTCAGCCTGAACGACCCGGCGAGGGGCGACACCTACATGCGGGTCACCGAGGGTTCGGTCGCGGCCCGGTTCCAGCAGCTGCGGCTCGGCATGGGGGAGGGGCTCGGCGGCCTGGTCGCCCAGACCGCACGCCCCTATGTCACCGACGACTACTTCAAGGACGACCGCTTCCAGCACACCCTCACCATCGACGCGGGCGTGCGGGACGAGGGGCTGGTGGCCATACTCGGCGTGCCGCTCACGCTCGGGCACCACGTCATCGGCGTGCTGTTCGCCGCGGACCGCCGCGCCCGGGTCTTCGAGCGGGAGCAGATCGCCCTGCTGGGCTCCTTCGCCGCCCTCGCCGCGGCCGCCATCGACGCCGCCAACCTGCTCGCCGAGACCCGGTCGGCCCTCGCCGGCCTGGAGCGGGCCAACGAGATCATCCGGGACCGCAGCGGCGTCATCGAACGCGCCTCCGAGGTGCACGACCGGCTCGCCGAGCTCGTCCTGCGCGGCGGCGGGGTCCACGACGTGGCCGCCGCCGTCTCCGAGGTCCTCGACGGCACGGTCGAGTTCGCCGAGGCCGCCGCGGCACCGGCCGAGGCCCTGGAGGCGTCCCGCGCGGAGGGCCACGCGGTGCGGCACGAGGACGACTGGATCGCCGCCGTCGCCGCCGGGGGAGAACTGCTCGGCGCGCTCGTGCTGCGCGGTCACCCGGGGCTCGACCCCGTCGACCAGCGCACCCTGGAGCGCGCCGCCATGGTCACCTCCCTGCTGCTCCTGGCCCGCCGGTCCGCCGCCGAGGCCGAACAACGCGTCCGCGGCGAGCTCCTGGACGACCTGCTCGACGCCCGCGACCGCGACCCCCGCCTGCTGCGGGAGCGCGCGGCCCGCCTCCACGCCGACCTCGACGCCGTCCACGTCGTACTGGCCGTGCGCCTGGAGGGTGACGCGCCCGACGCCGACCAGGAGGCGGACGCCCGCAGACGCCTCGCCGCCGCCGCGTCCCACCTCGCCGCGACCCGGCACGGCCTGGCCGCCGCGCGCGACGGCGGCACCGTCCTGCTGCTGCCCCTCAAACCCGGCGACAGCGCCACCGAACTGGCCCGCCGCGCCGCCCGGCACCTGGGCACAGCGGTCCACGCACCGGTCACCGTCGGCGCCTCCGCACCCGCCGAGAACCTCGCCACCCGCCCCGATTCCGTGGCCACCGCCTACGCCGAGGCCCGGCGCTGCCTCGACGCGCTGCGACTGCTCGGTCGCTCCGGGGACGGAGCCGCCGCCGAGGACTTCGGCTTCCTGGGGCTGCTCCTGTCCGGCGACCGGGACATCCCCGGCTTCGTCGACCGCACCATCGGCCAGGTCGTCGCGTACGACCGACGACGCGGCACGGAACTGCTGCGCACCCTCGACGCGTACTTCGCCTGCGGCATGAGCCCCGCCCGCACCAAGGACGAACTGCACGTCCATGTGAACACGGTCGCCCAGCGCCTGGAGCGTGTCGGCCGCCTCCTCGGCGACGACTGGCAGAGCCCGGAACGCGTCCTGGAGATCCAACTCGCCCTGCGGCTGCACCGGTTGTCGGCGCGGCACTGA
- a CDS encoding aspartate/glutamate racemase family protein has translation MKIALMDSGIGLLAATAAVRRLRPDADLVLSLDPDGMPWGPRTPEDLTERALAVAEAAAARRPDALIVGCNTATVHALTALRARLEPNLPVIGTVPAIKPAAAGGGHIAIWATPATTGSTYQRTLIRDFAGEVPVTEVPCWGLAEAVERADESAIDAAVSAAAALTPDEVTTVVLGCTHYELVAERIRAAVQRPGRPPLVLHGSAGAVAAQALRRLGEQPAPGATPHGTLTVLLSGREGTLPAPALAYDEGRLLRAVTPAG, from the coding sequence GTGAAGATCGCGCTCATGGACTCCGGAATCGGTCTGCTGGCGGCCACCGCCGCGGTTCGGCGGCTGCGCCCCGACGCCGATCTCGTACTCTCCCTGGACCCCGACGGCATGCCGTGGGGCCCGAGGACCCCGGAAGACCTGACCGAGCGCGCCCTGGCCGTCGCCGAGGCGGCCGCCGCGCGCCGCCCCGACGCCCTCATCGTCGGCTGCAACACCGCGACCGTACACGCGCTCACCGCCCTGCGCGCCCGCCTCGAACCAAACCTTCCGGTCATCGGTACCGTCCCGGCGATCAAGCCGGCCGCGGCCGGCGGCGGACACATCGCCATCTGGGCGACCCCGGCCACCACCGGCAGCACGTACCAGCGGACCCTGATCCGCGACTTCGCCGGGGAGGTCCCCGTCACCGAGGTGCCCTGCTGGGGCCTCGCCGAGGCCGTCGAACGCGCGGACGAGTCGGCGATCGACGCCGCCGTGTCCGCGGCCGCGGCGCTCACGCCTGACGAGGTGACCACCGTCGTCCTGGGCTGCACCCACTACGAACTGGTCGCCGAGCGCATCCGGGCCGCCGTCCAGCGCCCCGGCCGGCCGCCCCTCGTGCTGCACGGCTCCGCGGGCGCCGTGGCCGCCCAGGCCCTGCGCCGGCTCGGCGAGCAGCCCGCCCCCGGGGCCACGCCCCACGGCACCCTGACCGTCCTGTTGAGCGGACGCGAGGGCACACTGCCCGCACCCGCCCTGGCCTACGACGAAGGGCGGCTGTTGCGGGCCGTCACGCCGGCCGGCTGA
- the lnt gene encoding apolipoprotein N-acyltransferase codes for MTVTATSVGESEQLEPRIASEARAWARRLVRLLPAAAAALSGLLLYVSFPPRTLWWLALPAFAVFGWVLRGRGWKAGLGLGYLFGLGFLLPLLVWTGVEVGPVPWVALVAIEAIFVALVGAGVAVVSKLPGRPVWAAALWIAGEAARARVPFDGFPWGKIAFGQADGVFLPLAAVGGTPVLGFAVVLCGFGLYEVVRLAVVWRRTGTVRRTAAAVGLLSLAVPVVAAVAARPLVSDKAEDGSVTVAVIQGNVPRAGLEFNAQRRAVLDYHARETERLAAEVKAGKVARPDFVLWPENSSDIDPFANPDARAVIDTAAKAVGVPISVGGVVERDGKLYNEQILWDPAKGPVDTYDKRQIQPFGEYLPLRSLIGAINSNWTSMQRQDFSRGTKPGVFTMDGAKVGLVTCYEAAFDWTVRSEVTDGAQMISVPSNNATFDRSEMTYQQLAMSRVRAVEHSRTVTVPVTSGVSAIIMPDGKITQRTGMFVADSLVQKVPLRSSQTPATRLGVLPEIALVLVAAGGLGWSVGAGLRGRRAGDV; via the coding sequence GTGACCGTCACCGCAACCTCCGTCGGCGAGTCGGAGCAGCTGGAGCCGCGGATCGCGTCCGAGGCGCGGGCCTGGGCCCGGCGGCTCGTGCGCCTCCTCCCGGCCGCCGCAGCCGCGCTCTCCGGCCTCCTGCTCTACGTCAGCTTCCCGCCTCGCACCCTGTGGTGGCTGGCCCTGCCGGCCTTCGCGGTCTTCGGCTGGGTGCTGCGCGGCCGCGGCTGGAAGGCGGGGCTCGGCCTCGGCTACCTCTTCGGCCTCGGCTTCCTGCTGCCGCTGCTGGTGTGGACCGGAGTGGAGGTCGGGCCGGTCCCCTGGGTCGCCCTGGTGGCGATCGAGGCGATCTTCGTCGCACTGGTCGGCGCGGGTGTCGCGGTCGTGTCGAAGCTGCCCGGGCGGCCCGTGTGGGCGGCCGCCCTCTGGATCGCCGGCGAGGCGGCACGCGCGCGCGTGCCCTTCGACGGCTTCCCTTGGGGGAAGATCGCGTTCGGGCAGGCGGACGGTGTGTTCCTGCCGCTCGCCGCGGTGGGCGGTACCCCGGTGCTCGGCTTCGCGGTCGTGCTGTGCGGCTTCGGGCTCTACGAAGTCGTCCGCCTCGCTGTGGTGTGGCGGCGCACCGGCACGGTGCGCCGGACCGCGGCGGCCGTGGGTCTGCTGAGCCTGGCCGTCCCGGTCGTGGCGGCCGTCGCGGCCAGGCCGCTGGTCAGCGACAAGGCCGAGGACGGCAGCGTGACCGTCGCGGTCATCCAGGGCAACGTGCCCCGGGCGGGGCTGGAGTTCAACGCTCAGCGGCGGGCCGTACTGGACTACCACGCGCGCGAGACCGAACGCCTGGCCGCCGAGGTCAAGGCCGGCAAGGTCGCGAGGCCCGACTTCGTGCTGTGGCCGGAGAACTCCTCCGACATCGACCCCTTCGCCAACCCCGACGCCCGCGCCGTGATCGACACCGCCGCCAAGGCCGTCGGCGTGCCCATCTCGGTCGGCGGCGTCGTGGAGCGGGACGGCAAGCTCTACAACGAGCAGATCCTGTGGGATCCGGCGAAGGGTCCCGTCGACACCTACGACAAGCGGCAGATCCAGCCGTTCGGCGAGTACCTGCCGTTGCGTTCGCTGATCGGGGCGATCAACAGCAACTGGACCTCGATGCAGCGCCAGGACTTCAGCCGGGGCACCAAGCCGGGCGTGTTCACCATGGACGGCGCCAAGGTCGGCCTCGTCACCTGCTACGAGGCCGCCTTCGACTGGACCGTGCGTTCCGAGGTCACCGACGGCGCCCAGATGATCTCCGTGCCGAGCAACAACGCCACGTTCGACCGCAGCGAGATGACTTACCAGCAGCTCGCCATGTCCCGCGTCCGTGCGGTCGAGCACAGCCGGACCGTGACCGTGCCGGTGACCAGCGGCGTCAGCGCGATCATCATGCCGGACGGGAAGATCACGCAGAGGACCGGCATGTTCGTCGCCGACTCGCTGGTGCAGAAGGTGCCGCTGCGCTCCTCGCAGACCCCCGCCACGCGGCTCGGCGTCCTGCCGGAAATCGCCCTCGTGCTGGTCGCGGCCGGCGGACTGGGCTGGTCCGTCGGCGCAGGTCTGCGCGGGCGACGCGCCGGTGACGTGTAG
- a CDS encoding O-antigen ligase family protein has translation MDAAGVVVLGACAGWSLITAAVHHGLPEGVLLAVLAVAAGYAAGRIGGALLPVGAPCAGALAGTGLTVAVPHLAPGPQITTPLGHAGATAAVLTLSAGAACCAAWAARVPVVRFALRLLAAGTAVLAAVLGSAAGCVTCVAVLLCSLAAGRTRHRGAGLAVLGAVAGLVTGLTWAVAARAVPGGLVAALEERLTPHRVQLWQDAWQLLREDTALGVGPGRFGELSTTSAQSLLSDGKPHSAPLQQATEQGLVGVALLAAAFGWVLYALWRGPRPTPVALTAGAALTALAAIAAIGNALSFTAVSVGAGLLAGMATARPLTVEPSSTAPDTRPRGAGHAPAW, from the coding sequence GTGGACGCGGCGGGTGTCGTGGTGCTGGGTGCCTGCGCCGGCTGGTCCCTGATCACGGCGGCGGTGCACCACGGCCTGCCCGAGGGTGTGCTGCTCGCGGTGCTGGCCGTGGCGGCCGGGTACGCCGCCGGGCGGATCGGCGGGGCGCTGCTGCCGGTCGGCGCGCCCTGCGCCGGGGCGCTGGCCGGTACGGGGCTGACCGTGGCCGTTCCGCACCTCGCGCCGGGCCCGCAGATCACCACACCGCTGGGGCATGCCGGGGCGACGGCTGCCGTGCTGACGCTGTCGGCCGGTGCCGCGTGCTGCGCCGCGTGGGCCGCTCGCGTTCCGGTCGTGCGGTTCGCCCTGCGGCTGCTGGCCGCAGGGACGGCGGTGCTGGCGGCCGTGCTCGGCTCGGCCGCCGGCTGCGTCACATGTGTCGCGGTGCTGTTGTGCTCACTGGCCGCAGGCCGCACCCGGCACCGCGGCGCCGGCCTCGCCGTACTGGGCGCGGTCGCCGGGCTGGTGACTGGCCTGACGTGGGCGGTCGCGGCGCGGGCCGTACCAGGCGGGCTCGTGGCCGCCCTCGAAGAGCGGCTGACACCCCACCGCGTACAGCTCTGGCAGGACGCGTGGCAGCTACTGCGCGAGGACACCGCCCTGGGGGTCGGCCCGGGGCGCTTCGGGGAGCTGAGCACGACGTCCGCACAGTCACTGCTGTCCGACGGCAAGCCCCACTCGGCACCCCTTCAGCAGGCGACCGAACAGGGCCTCGTCGGTGTGGCCCTGTTGGCAGCGGCGTTCGGCTGGGTGCTGTACGCGCTGTGGCGCGGCCCCCGCCCGACCCCGGTGGCGCTGACCGCGGGCGCGGCTCTGACGGCGCTCGCGGCCATCGCCGCGATCGGCAACGCGCTCAGCTTCACCGCGGTGTCGGTGGGTGCGGGCCTGCTGGCGGGCATGGCCACGGCCCGGCCGCTCACCGTCGAACCGTCGAGCACCGCGCCGGACACGCGTCCACGGGGCGCCGGACACGCCCCGGCGTGGTGA
- a CDS encoding LysR family transcriptional regulator, which yields MGLPPGTPELRVLDLLVAVAQTGSLGRAAARHGMSQPAASMRITALERQLRLVLLERGPTGSRLTPAGTAVVDWALPVLDAARALVSGVAALHADQQGRLRIAASMTIADHRVPGWLMALRARLPEVKVALRVGNSSQVADMVRGREADLGFVEGPRAPDGLHSRTLADDELVVVVAPGHPWARRRQPLPLRTLAATPLIVREQGSGTRDAVWEILRRSGGTTLRPPAFDNLAPPLSSARTPPATVSERAAGRIPVRPEFGGQPAPPAAELGSTTAIKSAVSTGDAPAVLSRLAVSAELDDRRLISVPLEDPTLLRRRFRAVWLRETPPAGPAATLLALAAR from the coding sequence ATGGGCCTTCCCCCGGGGACACCGGAACTGAGAGTGCTGGACCTGCTGGTCGCCGTCGCCCAGACCGGCAGTCTCGGCCGGGCCGCCGCGCGGCACGGGATGAGCCAGCCGGCGGCGAGCATGCGCATCACAGCGCTGGAACGGCAGTTGCGGCTGGTCCTGCTCGAACGCGGCCCCACCGGGTCACGCCTCACCCCGGCCGGGACCGCCGTCGTGGACTGGGCGCTGCCGGTGCTCGACGCGGCCCGGGCGCTGGTCAGTGGTGTCGCGGCGCTCCACGCGGATCAGCAGGGCCGACTGCGGATCGCCGCGTCGATGACCATCGCGGATCACCGGGTGCCGGGATGGCTGATGGCCCTGCGCGCCAGGCTCCCCGAGGTCAAGGTCGCCCTGCGGGTAGGCAATTCCTCGCAGGTCGCCGACATGGTGCGCGGCCGTGAGGCCGACCTCGGTTTCGTCGAGGGCCCGCGCGCGCCGGACGGGCTGCACAGCCGCACCCTCGCCGACGACGAGCTGGTCGTGGTGGTCGCTCCGGGGCACCCATGGGCCAGACGCAGACAGCCGCTGCCCCTGCGGACGCTGGCGGCCACTCCCTTGATCGTGCGCGAACAGGGCTCGGGAACGCGCGACGCCGTATGGGAAATCCTTCGCCGTTCCGGGGGAACGACCCTCCGCCCGCCCGCATTCGACAATCTCGCTCCTCCCCTGTCTTCCGCCCGGACCCCTCCTGCCACGGTTTCGGAACGCGCCGCCGGACGGATCCCGGTCCGGCCGGAGTTCGGTGGGCAACCCGCGCCGCCCGCGGCAGAACTGGGTTCCACCACCGCGATCAAGTCGGCCGTGTCCACGGGCGACGCACCTGCCGTGCTGAGCCGCCTCGCCGTATCGGCCGAACTCGACGACCGGCGGCTGATCAGTGTGCCGCTGGAGGACCCCACCCTGCTACGGCGGCGGTTCCGAGCCGTCTGGCTGCGGGAGACACCCCCGGCGGGGCCGGCGGCCACGCTGCTGGCCTTGGCCGCCCGCTGA
- a CDS encoding NUDIX domain-containing protein — MATPDFIRTLRASAGHQLLWLPGVTALVFDDEGRVLLNRRSDTRRWSVIGGIPDPGEQPAACAVREVYEETAVRCVAEQVVLVQALDPVTYENGDTCQYMDITFRCRAVGGEARVHDDESLDVGWFDIDALPELNEFGLLRIKQALSDAPTWFDPTASG; from the coding sequence ATGGCTACTCCTGACTTCATCCGAACCCTCCGTGCCTCGGCCGGCCATCAGCTGCTCTGGCTCCCCGGAGTCACCGCCCTCGTCTTCGACGACGAGGGCAGAGTGCTGCTCAACCGCCGGTCCGACACGCGCCGGTGGTCCGTGATCGGCGGCATCCCGGACCCGGGGGAGCAGCCCGCGGCCTGCGCGGTGCGGGAGGTCTACGAGGAGACGGCCGTGCGCTGTGTCGCCGAGCAGGTCGTCCTCGTCCAGGCCCTGGATCCCGTCACCTACGAGAACGGTGACACCTGCCAGTACATGGACATCACCTTCCGCTGCCGGGCCGTGGGCGGCGAGGCGCGGGTCCACGACGACGAGTCGCTGGACGTGGGCTGGTTCGACATCGACGCGCTGCCCGAGCTGAACGAATTCGGGCTGTTGCGGATCAAGCAGGCACTGTCGGACGCCCCCACATGGTTCGACCCCACTGCATCCGGCTGA